In the genome of Rhopalosiphum padi isolate XX-2018 chromosome 1, ASM2088224v1, whole genome shotgun sequence, the window taaaccctgtattaaattttaaagatttttttggaaagccaaattttttttatcggcatttcaagaaaaaaaatgtagaaaaattgaaaatttcaattgtctataaatagcttaaaaaattcaaaatattttataaatagataacgctaatataaacatttggtgacaatttcaagtatttacaatgattcatttttgagttacagcaaaatgaaaacatcgattttgtcgaaaagtggttatgcgtaaaaattttcatttttctgttacctacttttttagggtttttctgacgtttttaaaaattactggaaattattactactccaaaaatgTCATCAtaacaaacacaaaaaaaaaaataaaaataaaaataaacacaaatcattgtaaaatcaatacattcattactccgttcagaatctaaaatatgtagatattaagtactaagtagtaagtatataCCTAGGCGTATCGCGTATACCTACTACAATgacataacaattaaaatcgaatattattaaaaatcatttcaatattgattattatttaaaaaatatatgaattatatcaagatattccataattataaaaataataaattgatataatttaatttcttttttagattctgaacgaagtgaggaatgtattgattttacaatgatgtaggtatgtttatttttgtatctgtcacgttttggagtattagcagtgctttgatttttgacttcagaccctctttgaaaaggaaataaaatctagtttgtactttggagtggtcaaaagttaaaaattaacggAAAAACGGTTTAACtatagtttttgacaaaattgattttttttattttactgtaaatcataaacgaatcattgtaaatacttgaaattttcaccaaatgtttatactagcgttatctatttacgactaaatttttaaaatatttatagacatttgaaattttcgatttttctaagattttttttaaatgccgataaaaaaaattgctattccaaaaaatctttaaaattcaatacaatgttaattataagttgttcttgtagtaaaaaaaaataaaaaatctttagtcataatttttgtttataaccatttaaacttcaaacgtttacaaaatatgtcaaaatcgcgaaaatttacaaggaattttaaagttgaaaattcataacatttttgtgatttataccagAGGTTTAAAAACCCAACACAACTACACAAGGCTCTCCATAACTTTtcaaataacagtaaaaaaaattctagcatCAATATAGAACAAAttgtatgagcgtatgaaatttaattttttacgaaatcgcgtaaaataacgatacctatattataatttaaatataagtagtaatataatataccctagactaacaaatcatctccgtacagaatagtttttcgtatacaatgatacctggcattgcattcaaatttaatacatctattATAGTGACTTACTCTCCACCTCTactacagcagagcgatacaccgatacccacttgcccaccctttttttattaattatttttgaatttttgattgaatcattttatacattaaatattttctagtttACACGTAATGcttttacaatattgttattaatttattatagaccATAGCCCATAGGTAAATTTGGCATATAAGGGCTATCGATAAAAACtacataacttttttattttagcgtAGCTGGTAAATGGCTggtaaattttgtattacaaaataatgtcaTAGCTAcagtatataaacatacatatttatatatattataaatataatatatatatgatatatgtatgattatatatttatgataaatgtatgtttatatatctgTGGTCATAGCGGCTTCGAATTTGTTGCCAAcataacgtttaaaaaaatagattttgagGTTATACATTTGTACTGAATTGTGTGCCGAATGGTGAATGGTGATCACGGTTGTAgatctaatatctatattctTTACTGTATGATCTATACGGTATACAGCCGTGTTGCTATATGAGTTGTTTGACTATTGTACCCGGTATCGTTAATACTTAATTCATCTTTTCACCAAAACAACAATCAATGTTATGGTTTTTCAATCATTAAATACTTCAAAAAGTTCAGATTTCATTATTCCCAAATTCAATTAATCTAtgatataatctttaaaaagtaatataaatttacttaaaatgggTTTCAAACAATTTCTCACGAATCATTGGCGATTAgtcaattcaaataatttgtttatcaacaggttaaaatactttataaagtttattttattttatttttaatatgtttgataaaatatcaatttatttttctcagaTGTGCAAATTCTGTTTTGGAATCTCATAACATAGGATATGCTCAAAAATCAGTGGTAAATAAGTTACAATTACCTTTGAAACCAAAGAAACCTAGTCCTCCATTCTTTCAATATCTTAAAGAAAGAAGACAAGAAgtaattgaaaaacataatttaaattttaaaggtaaatattatgtttgacacCTTTTTACAATAATCCatgataattaatgattatgacGAGTGTTGTATGATACTttatttgtagttattattaatgtagtGTCACTACAGTACAgacaatgtaattaaataacttataaatttacgATTAGAGtagttaaattgttatttattgctATTTACAACTTTATGtcgtattacaaattacaaatattttattaaaagtttttctgttttatttatcgATCATACATCAActatgaacttaaaaaaaaaggtttttataatttctttactAATCACATCTTGTCCAGTCATCAGATGTCAGTACTAACtagtatatttactttataataagaaattatattgttttttttttttaatatattacacatacgtAACAAACTTGCCATCTGCAAATACGAACAAATTTTGATGTACTTAAAATTACATAAGCGTTAATTTGGTGAAATTACTGGGGAGCAATATATGCTTATTACACTATAAGTAATTCTAAAACCTGTACTTTTAACTTCTGGGGGGGTTAGTCCCCCTCACCCCGATTTCTGCTTATGCAAATAATGAAATGCTCAATAAGTCATTTAGTcaggaaaatttataaaaaaaaaatgtagataaaaaCATTTGAACAAGTTTATTAgaagtaggtactatattaaaaaaaaaattactgtcctgacctttgataatttatatcaataaaattaacatttaaaatataaaattacaagtaataattagtataagcaattgaaaataatacaacacaaaCTTTTGTGGACCACagagatttttattatatattaatcattacaACTAAACTAATAGTCTAAGGCCGGGATCTGAGTTAATTAAATGCACTTCCCATGCTATTTTgtcattacattaaaaattagttttataagtactaatttcaaatgtttgtaaatatgACCTTATTAAGTAAATGAGTAGCATCAATCATCAATATTACttagaaataaattactaacatGTGAATGATGTTAATTGATGCAATTTAGAGatacagtaaaaattattttaacaatatcaaccaaaaaaaaataattataattttaaaatttattgttgatttatttaatttttttattttagatgcaATTCGCTTTTTAAGTGAATCATGGAAAGACTTTGATGGAGATGCTAAGAAAAAAATGACTGACATTTATAACAAGGAACTTGAACAATACAAAGACAATATGAAAGTTTTTAATCATAGCTTGACTGTTGATCAAAAAAATGAGTTGTTTCGAGTGAAATATGAGCAGATAGAACAAAGAACAAAACGCAAACTCAAAAaagtatgtttaatataatttttacttaataatattattttcatataatgttttaaatttatttcaggaATTAAAAGAATTAGGTAAACCTCGTAAACCTCTTACTGCATATTTAAAGTTTGTAACTGAAGAAATAAAAAACCACGGAAAT includes:
- the LOC132917428 gene encoding transcription factor A, mitochondrial, which translates into the protein MGFKQFLTNHWRLVNSNNLFINRCANSVLESHNIGYAQKSVVNKLQLPLKPKKPSPPFFQYLKERRQEVIEKHNLNFKDAIRFLSESWKDFDGDAKKKMTDIYNKELEQYKDNMKVFNHSLTVDQKNELFRVKYEQIEQRTKRKLKKELKELGKPRKPLTAYLKFVTEEIKNHGNEPVQTYMITVANKWKEMDENRKSKYIESAAIDNDEYKNALLKWENDMIKAGRLDLVRARALSKDDTDN